The Lactuca sativa cultivar Salinas chromosome 2, Lsat_Salinas_v11, whole genome shotgun sequence genome includes a window with the following:
- the LOC111879855 gene encoding putative F-box/LRR-repeat protein At3g49150 isoform X2: MRPEAEDAPELMQNIQSRLPVKEAARTCVLSKSWLHAWSTIPILRFDVRRGKSMKLVDGDRTLIRYLRDNIPIERFDLTIDIESQESASHAEKWIGAITTKSCLREMSLSIDIALLRTSLTLPDEILSGENLTKIRVSASNGIHYVWMTTSYHPVIKCVCLRELYLNGVRISEEALHDILSSCSLLEKIELLDSCKGFKTFKVKNLLRLYELRIDLDAVHSTALEISDVPNLSVFSYDLHVCRPQMPIIPFNALSISLGRSVTRLMLGGVITDNACLETIKTEFPFLESLTLDMTSWMLGSFHFTCASIKRLSLLSCRHMLIDVQVYAPKLFFFEFGGNTLPSLLFPVSSLKQIKERARTGVSNGSG; the protein is encoded by the exons ATGAGACCAGAAGCTGAGGATGCTCCAGAGTTGATGCAGAATATACAATCACGGTTGCCAGTAAAAGAAGCGGCCCGCACGTGCGTGTTGTCCAAGTCATGGCTACACGCTTGGTCTACCATCCCTATCCTCAGGTTCGATGTTCGAAGAGGAAAGAGCATGAAGTTGGTGGACGGGGACCGCACTCTGATTAGGTATCTCCGTGACAACATACCAATCGAAAGGTTTGATCTTACGATCGACATCGAGAGCCAGGAGTCGGCTTCTCATGCTGAAAAATGGATTGGGGCCATCACAACCAAAAGTTGTCTTAGAGAGATGTCCCTCTCAATCGATATTGCTCTTTTGCGTACCTCGTTAACATTACCAGATGAGATACTCTCAGGTGAGAACCTAACTAAGATAAGAGTTTCAGCTTCGAATGGAATCCATTATGTTTGGATGACGACTAGCTATCATCCTGTGATCAAGTGTGTGTGCCTACGAGAACTGTACTTGAATGGTGTGCGCATAAGTGAAGAGGCACTCCATGACATATTGTCGTCTTGTAGCTTGCTCGAGAAGATAGAGCTTCTAGATTCTTGCAAGGGGTTCAAGACCTTCAAGGTTAAAAACCTTCTTCGACTTTACGAATTACGAATAGATTTAGATGCTGTACACTCTACTGCTTTGGAAATCAGTGATGTCCCAAATCTTAGCGTGTTTAGCTACGATCTACATGTTTGCAGACCACAGATGCCTATTATTCCATTCAACGCCCTTTCAATATCATTAGGACGCAGCGTGACACGATTAATGTTAGGTGGCGTGATAACAGACAACGCGTGTCTCGAAACGATCAAAACGGAATTTCCTTTTCTCGAGAGTTTGACGCTTGATATGACATCATGGATGTTAGGAAGCTTCCATTTCACATGTGCTTCCATCAAGAGATTGTCCTTGCTGTCGTGCCGACACATGCTTATCGATGTACAAGTTTATgctccaaaattatttttttttgagtTTGGTGGCAACACATTGCCTAGTCTCTTATTTCCAGTCTCGTCTCTCAAGCAAATCAAG GAACGTGCAAGAACTGGCGTTTCAAACGGTAGCGGATGA
- the LOC111879855 gene encoding uncharacterized protein LOC111879855 isoform X1, translating to MRPEAEDAPELMQNIQSRLPVKEAARTCVLSKSWLHAWSTIPILRFDVRRGKSMKLVDGDRTLIRYLRDNIPIERFDLTIDIESQESASHAEKWIGAITTKSCLREMSLSIDIALLRTSLTLPDEILSGENLTKIRVSASNGIHYVWMTTSYHPVIKCVCLRELYLNGVRISEEALHDILSSCSLLEKIELLDSCKGFKTFKVKNLLRLYELRIDLDAVHSTALEISDVPNLSVFSYDLHVCRPQMPIIPFNALSISLGRSVTRLMLGGVITDNACLETIKTEFPFLESLTLDMTSWMLGSFHFTCASIKRLSLLSCRHMLIDVQVYAPKLFFFEFGGNTLPSLLFPVSSLKQIKVSLSLNPLIDANFFLKMRETLTLSRMCYLNIITDNSKLPLDIDIDDLRTRLLFPPARNVQELAFQTVADECLWERSQFFDAFFEICHPKHVFARPDSRFRHNNHFCRLMLREVLEKKTRIAYWPHYLKHVQIRQYRHQKWKPLTVSHRSFLDGSAPGVYMYFKLMWR from the coding sequence ATGAGACCAGAAGCTGAGGATGCTCCAGAGTTGATGCAGAATATACAATCACGGTTGCCAGTAAAAGAAGCGGCCCGCACGTGCGTGTTGTCCAAGTCATGGCTACACGCTTGGTCTACCATCCCTATCCTCAGGTTCGATGTTCGAAGAGGAAAGAGCATGAAGTTGGTGGACGGGGACCGCACTCTGATTAGGTATCTCCGTGACAACATACCAATCGAAAGGTTTGATCTTACGATCGACATCGAGAGCCAGGAGTCGGCTTCTCATGCTGAAAAATGGATTGGGGCCATCACAACCAAAAGTTGTCTTAGAGAGATGTCCCTCTCAATCGATATTGCTCTTTTGCGTACCTCGTTAACATTACCAGATGAGATACTCTCAGGTGAGAACCTAACTAAGATAAGAGTTTCAGCTTCGAATGGAATCCATTATGTTTGGATGACGACTAGCTATCATCCTGTGATCAAGTGTGTGTGCCTACGAGAACTGTACTTGAATGGTGTGCGCATAAGTGAAGAGGCACTCCATGACATATTGTCGTCTTGTAGCTTGCTCGAGAAGATAGAGCTTCTAGATTCTTGCAAGGGGTTCAAGACCTTCAAGGTTAAAAACCTTCTTCGACTTTACGAATTACGAATAGATTTAGATGCTGTACACTCTACTGCTTTGGAAATCAGTGATGTCCCAAATCTTAGCGTGTTTAGCTACGATCTACATGTTTGCAGACCACAGATGCCTATTATTCCATTCAACGCCCTTTCAATATCATTAGGACGCAGCGTGACACGATTAATGTTAGGTGGCGTGATAACAGACAACGCGTGTCTCGAAACGATCAAAACGGAATTTCCTTTTCTCGAGAGTTTGACGCTTGATATGACATCATGGATGTTAGGAAGCTTCCATTTCACATGTGCTTCCATCAAGAGATTGTCCTTGCTGTCGTGCCGACACATGCTTATCGATGTACAAGTTTATgctccaaaattatttttttttgagtTTGGTGGCAACACATTGCCTAGTCTCTTATTTCCAGTCTCGTCTCTCAAGCAAATCAAGGTTTCGCTCTCACTCAACCCTCTGATTGATGCTAATTTTTTTCTTAAGATGAGGGAAACACTCACGTTATCACGCATGTGCTACCTTAATATAATAACTGACAACTCAAAGCTGCCATTGGACATTGATATCGATGATCTAAGAACAAGGCTCCTGTTTCCTCCTGCTAGGAACGTGCAAGAACTGGCGTTTCAAACGGTAGCGGATGAATGTCTGTGGGAACGATCCCAATTTTTTGATGCATTCTTTGAGATTTGTCATCCCAAGCATGTATTTGCAAGGCCAGACTCCCGGTTCAGACACAACAATCACTTTTGCAGGCTCATGCTGAGGGAGGTCTTGGAGAAGAAGACCAGAATCGCGTATTGGCCTCATTACCTGAAACATGTTCAAATAAGACAATATCGTCATCAGAAATGGAAACCCCTAACAGTTTCCCACAGAAGCTTTTTAGACGGATCGGCCCCTGGTGTCTACATGTACTTCAAACTAATGTGGCGTTAA